In Scomber japonicus isolate fScoJap1 chromosome 7, fScoJap1.pri, whole genome shotgun sequence, one genomic interval encodes:
- the b3gnt7 gene encoding UDP-GlcNAc:betaGal beta-1,3-N-acetylglucosaminyltransferase 7, giving the protein MMNNRDRWRVYKRVSVMFFLAVVALTVVQRGSINMGAPFELERQARMDASEEVVSGAALQQRTDSYMRIKGFWKASKHHPLPRAPLRATTQKPIITEDNSPRTWDVTSSNCSANLNLSSQDWFRSLEDNFKQFMLYRHCRYFPMLLNHPEKCSGEIYLLMVIKSVATQHDRREVIRKTWGKEKMVDGKRIKTLFLLGKSSNEAERANHQKLVEYEDYIYGDIIQWDFLDSFFNLTLKETHFLKWFHTYCPSVRYVFKGDDDVFVSVENIFEFLESSNSAKNLFVGDVMFKAKPIRKKENKYYIPQALYNKTHYPPYAGGGGFLMDGPLARRLHCVADTLELYPIDDVFLGMCLEGLQVTPVKHNAFKTFGLVKNKNSKLNREPCFFKSMIVVHKLLPSDLMHMWNLVNSDLVCSQKVEIL; this is encoded by the exons AT GATGAACAACAGAGATCGCTGGAGGGTGTACAAGAGGGTGAGTGTCATGTTTTTCCTGGCAGTGGTGGCTCTGACTGTTGTGCAGAGAGGGAGCATCAATATGGGGGCTCCGTTTGAACTCGAGAGGCAGGCTCGCATGGATGCTTCTGAGGAAGTGGTGTCTGGAGCTGCCCTGCAACAGAGGACAGATTCATACATGAGGATAAAAGGCTTCTGGAAGGCTAGCAAACACCATCCACTGCCTCGAGCTCCTTTGAGGGCCACCACACAGAAGCCAATCATCACTGAGGACAACAGCCCCAGAACCTGGGATGTAACCAGCTCCAACTGCAGTGCCAACCTCAATCTCTCTAGCCAGGATTGGTTCAGGAGCCTGGAGGACAATTTCAAGCAGTTCATGCTTTATCGACACTGCCGTTACTTCCCCATGCTCCTCAACCACCCAGAGAAGTGCTCAGGTGAGATTTATTTACTCATGGTAATTAAATCAGTGGCCACCCAGCATGACCGCAGAGAGGTCATTCGAAAAACCTGGGGCAAGGAGAAGATGGTGGATGGCAAGAGGATAAAGACCCTCTTCCTTCTTGGTAAATCTTCCAACGAAGCAGAGAGAGCAAACCATCAGAAGCTTGTGGAGTATGAGGACTACATCTACGGGGATATCATTCAGTGGGACTTCTTGGATAGCTTCTTCAACCTCACGCTCAAGGAGACCCACTTCCTCAAGTGGTTCCACACTTACTGTCCAAGTGTGCGCTATGTCTTCAAGGGGGATGATGATGTCTTTGTCAGTGTAGAGAACATCTTTGAGTTCTTAGAAAGCAGCAACAGTGCAAAGAACCTGTTTGTGGGGGATGTCATGTTTAAGGCTAAGCCCATTcgtaaaaaggaaaacaaatactACATCCCCCAGGCTTTGTATAATAAGACACACTACCCTCCATATGCAGGTGGAGGTGGTTTTCTGATGGATGGCCCCCTGGCGAGGAGACTTCACTGTGTTGCAGACACCCTGGAGCTCTACCCCATTGATGATGTCTTCTTGGGCATGTGTCTGGAGGGGCTTCAGGTCACTCCAGTAAAACACAATGCCTTTAAGACGTTTGGCCTAGTGAAAAATAAGAACAGTAAGCTAAACAGAGAACCTTGTTTCTTTAAGAGCATGATTGTTGTGCACAAGCTGCTCCCTTCGGACCTCATGCATATGTGGAATCTGGTCAACAGTGACCTGGTCTGCTCACAAAAAGTGGAGATCCTATAG
- the ncl gene encoding nucleolin isoform X1 has product MVKLAKAATKQATQKKKAPPPPKEVEEESSEEDSSDEEEETPPPKVVKKATPAKAAPVKNGTAKKAESEDDDDDDSEEESEEEAPPPKKTPAKAPAKTTPAKAAPAKAEESDDDDDDDDESEEEAPPPKKAAKPAAKAPVKAKPAKESSDEDDDSEEEAPPPKKATPAAKQAAKAKPAKEESSDEDDEDDSEEEMDTAPAPAKAKKAGMVKAKEESEEEDDDEDDDDDDDDDDDEDDAPVTPGKRKADSKKETPPAKKAKSEGEGFCLFVGNLNSNKDFDEIKSSLRKFFSKNSLEVVEVRLGGSKKFGYVDFASEEDMQKALELNGKKVMGQEVKLDRARSKDSSQEGKKERDARTLFVKNLPFSATVDDLKEVFEDAVDVRLPPGQNGSNRGIAYIEFKSEAEAEKMLEEAQGADVQGRSIMVDFVGDKSQKGARVGAGAPAAASKTLVVNNLSFSATEEALQSTFEKAVSIRIPQKDGRVKGFAFVEFESTDDAKEALDNLNNTEIEGRSIRLEFSQNSGGRDGGRGNSGPTKTLFVKGLSEDTTDHTLKDSFEGAVAARIVTDRDTGSSKGFGFVDFDNEDDCKAAKEAMEDGEIDGSKVTLDYAKPKGEGGFRGGRGGGGFGGRGGFGGRGGRGGRGGFGGGRGGGFGGGRGRGGPRGGGRGGFGGGRGGGGFGVKPQGKKIKFDD; this is encoded by the exons ATGGTGAAGTTAGCAAAG GCAGCAACTAAACAAGCAACTCAGAAGAAAAAGGCCCCTCCACCCCCAaaagaagtggaggaggaaTCAAGTGAAGAGGACAGCagtgatgaggaggaagag ACTCCTCCACCCAAAGTGGTGAAGAAAGCGACACCAGCTAAAGCAGCCCCAGTTAAAAATGGCACTGCCAAAAAAGCAGaaagtgaagatgatgatgatgatgattctg AGGAGGAATCTGAAGAGGAGGCCCCACCACCAAAGAAGACCCCAGCAAAAGCACCTGCTAAAACCACACCCGCCAAGGCAGCCCCTGCAAAGGCTGAAGAGTCTGAcgatgacgacgatgatgatg ATGAGTCTGAAGAAGAGGCCCCACCACCCAAGAAAGCAGCTAAACCAGCTGCTAAGGCCCCAGTGAAGGCCAAACCTGCAAAAGAGTCctctgatgaggatgatgattcTGAAGAAGAGGCCCCACCTCCCAAGAAGGCTACTCCAGCTGCCAAACAAGCTGCCAAGGCCAAGCCAGCTAAAGAGGAATCatctgatgaggatgatgaagatg ACTCTGAAGAGGAAATGGACACCGCTCCTGCTCCCGCTAAAGCAAAGAAAGCAGGCATGGTCAAGGCCAAGGAAGagtctgaggaggaggatgacgatgaagatgatgacgacgatgatgatgatgatgacgatgaagatgatg CCCCAGTGACCCCTGGAAAGAGAAAGGCAGATAGCAAAAAAGAAACCCCACCTGCCAAGAAGGCAAAGTCAGAGGGTGAAG GGTTCTGTCTATTCGTTGGAAATTTGAACTCCAACAAGGACTTCGATGAAATCAAGTCATCCCTGAGAAAATTCTTCTCCAAGAACAGCCTTGAGGTCGTCGAAGTTCGGTTAGGTGGATCCAA GAAATTTGGGTATGTGGACTTTGCATCTGAGGAGGACATGCAGAAGGCACTGGAGTTAAATGGCAAGAAGGTCATGGGTCAGGAGGTGAAGTTGGACAGGGCCCGAAGCAAGGACAGCTCCCAGGAGGGCAAGAAAG AGAGGGACGCACGCACACTGTTTGTGAAGAACCTCCCCTTCTCTGCAACGGTTGACGACCTAAAGGAAGTCTTTGAAGATGCTGTTGATGTAAGGTTACCCCCAGGCCAGAATGGTTCAAACAGAGG CATTGCCTACATTGAATTCAAATCTGAGGCAGAAGCAGAGAAGATGTTGGAGGAGGCACAGGGTGCTGATGTACAGGGGAGGTCCATCATGGTCGACTTTGTGGGAGATAAGAGCCAGAAAGGTGCCAGAGTAGGAG CAGGAGCACCAGCAGCTGCCAGTAAAACACTGGTGGTGAACAATCTCTCCTTCAGTGCTACAGAGGAAGCCTTGCAATCCACATTCGAAAAGGCCGTCTCCATTCGTATTCCACAGAAAGATGGCAGAGTTAAAGG TTTTGCTTTTGTAGAGTTTGAAAGCACAGATGATGCCAAGGAAGCCCTTGACAACCTGAACAACACAGAAATTGAAGGCAGATCAATCCGACTGGAGTTCAGCCAGAACAGCGGTGGAAGAGACGGGGGCAGAGGAAACTCGG GTCCAACAAAAACCCTCTTCGTCAAAGGTCTCTCAGAGGACACAACAGATCACACCCTTAAGGACTCTTTTGAGGGCGCTGTAGCAGCCAGAATAgtcacagacagagacacagggTCATCAAAAGG CTTTGGCTTTGTAGACTTTGACAATGAAGATGACTGCAAGGCAGCCAAGGAAGCAATGGAGGATGGTGAGATAGATGGCAGCAAGGTGACCCTAGACTACGCAAAGCCCAAGGGTGAAGGGGGCTTCCGTGGAGGCCGTGGTGGTGGAGGTTTCGGAGGCCGTGGCGGTTTCGGCGgcagaggtggaagaggaggccGTGGTGGTTTTGGCGGCGGCCGTGGTGGTGGTTTTGGCGGcggcagaggaagaggaggccctCGTGGAGGTGGACGTGGTGGCTTTGGAG gtGGAAGAGGTGGCGGTGGATTTGGAGTCAAACCCCAGGGGAAGAAAATCAAGTTTGATGACTAA
- the ncl gene encoding nucleolin isoform X2: MVKLAKAATKQATQKKKAPPPPKEVEEESSEEDSSDEEEETPPPKVVKKATPAKAAPVKNGTAKKAESEDDDDDDSEEESEEEAPPPKKTPAKAPAKTTPAKAAPAKAEESDDDDDDDDESEEEAPPPKKAAKPAAKAPVKAKPAKESSDEDDDSEEEAPPPKKATPAAKQAAKAKPAKEESSDEDDEDDSEEEMDTAPAPAKAKKAGMVKAKEESEEEDDDEDDDDDDDDDDDEDDAPVTPGKRKADSKKETPPAKKAKSEGEGFCLFVGNLNSNKDFDEIKSSLRKFFSKNSLEVVEVRLGGSKKFGYVDFASEEDMQKALELNGKKVMGQEVKLDRARSKDSSQEGKKERDARTLFVKNLPFSATVDDLKEVFEDAVDVRLPPGQNGSNRGIAYIEFKSEAEAEKMLEEAQGADVQGRSIMVDFVGDKSQKGARVGGAPAAASKTLVVNNLSFSATEEALQSTFEKAVSIRIPQKDGRVKGFAFVEFESTDDAKEALDNLNNTEIEGRSIRLEFSQNSGGRDGGRGNSGPTKTLFVKGLSEDTTDHTLKDSFEGAVAARIVTDRDTGSSKGFGFVDFDNEDDCKAAKEAMEDGEIDGSKVTLDYAKPKGEGGFRGGRGGGGFGGRGGFGGRGGRGGRGGFGGGRGGGFGGGRGRGGPRGGGRGGFGGGRGGGGFGVKPQGKKIKFDD; encoded by the exons ATGGTGAAGTTAGCAAAG GCAGCAACTAAACAAGCAACTCAGAAGAAAAAGGCCCCTCCACCCCCAaaagaagtggaggaggaaTCAAGTGAAGAGGACAGCagtgatgaggaggaagag ACTCCTCCACCCAAAGTGGTGAAGAAAGCGACACCAGCTAAAGCAGCCCCAGTTAAAAATGGCACTGCCAAAAAAGCAGaaagtgaagatgatgatgatgatgattctg AGGAGGAATCTGAAGAGGAGGCCCCACCACCAAAGAAGACCCCAGCAAAAGCACCTGCTAAAACCACACCCGCCAAGGCAGCCCCTGCAAAGGCTGAAGAGTCTGAcgatgacgacgatgatgatg ATGAGTCTGAAGAAGAGGCCCCACCACCCAAGAAAGCAGCTAAACCAGCTGCTAAGGCCCCAGTGAAGGCCAAACCTGCAAAAGAGTCctctgatgaggatgatgattcTGAAGAAGAGGCCCCACCTCCCAAGAAGGCTACTCCAGCTGCCAAACAAGCTGCCAAGGCCAAGCCAGCTAAAGAGGAATCatctgatgaggatgatgaagatg ACTCTGAAGAGGAAATGGACACCGCTCCTGCTCCCGCTAAAGCAAAGAAAGCAGGCATGGTCAAGGCCAAGGAAGagtctgaggaggaggatgacgatgaagatgatgacgacgatgatgatgatgatgacgatgaagatgatg CCCCAGTGACCCCTGGAAAGAGAAAGGCAGATAGCAAAAAAGAAACCCCACCTGCCAAGAAGGCAAAGTCAGAGGGTGAAG GGTTCTGTCTATTCGTTGGAAATTTGAACTCCAACAAGGACTTCGATGAAATCAAGTCATCCCTGAGAAAATTCTTCTCCAAGAACAGCCTTGAGGTCGTCGAAGTTCGGTTAGGTGGATCCAA GAAATTTGGGTATGTGGACTTTGCATCTGAGGAGGACATGCAGAAGGCACTGGAGTTAAATGGCAAGAAGGTCATGGGTCAGGAGGTGAAGTTGGACAGGGCCCGAAGCAAGGACAGCTCCCAGGAGGGCAAGAAAG AGAGGGACGCACGCACACTGTTTGTGAAGAACCTCCCCTTCTCTGCAACGGTTGACGACCTAAAGGAAGTCTTTGAAGATGCTGTTGATGTAAGGTTACCCCCAGGCCAGAATGGTTCAAACAGAGG CATTGCCTACATTGAATTCAAATCTGAGGCAGAAGCAGAGAAGATGTTGGAGGAGGCACAGGGTGCTGATGTACAGGGGAGGTCCATCATGGTCGACTTTGTGGGAGATAAGAGCCAGAAAGGTGCCAGAGTAGGAG GAGCACCAGCAGCTGCCAGTAAAACACTGGTGGTGAACAATCTCTCCTTCAGTGCTACAGAGGAAGCCTTGCAATCCACATTCGAAAAGGCCGTCTCCATTCGTATTCCACAGAAAGATGGCAGAGTTAAAGG TTTTGCTTTTGTAGAGTTTGAAAGCACAGATGATGCCAAGGAAGCCCTTGACAACCTGAACAACACAGAAATTGAAGGCAGATCAATCCGACTGGAGTTCAGCCAGAACAGCGGTGGAAGAGACGGGGGCAGAGGAAACTCGG GTCCAACAAAAACCCTCTTCGTCAAAGGTCTCTCAGAGGACACAACAGATCACACCCTTAAGGACTCTTTTGAGGGCGCTGTAGCAGCCAGAATAgtcacagacagagacacagggTCATCAAAAGG CTTTGGCTTTGTAGACTTTGACAATGAAGATGACTGCAAGGCAGCCAAGGAAGCAATGGAGGATGGTGAGATAGATGGCAGCAAGGTGACCCTAGACTACGCAAAGCCCAAGGGTGAAGGGGGCTTCCGTGGAGGCCGTGGTGGTGGAGGTTTCGGAGGCCGTGGCGGTTTCGGCGgcagaggtggaagaggaggccGTGGTGGTTTTGGCGGCGGCCGTGGTGGTGGTTTTGGCGGcggcagaggaagaggaggccctCGTGGAGGTGGACGTGGTGGCTTTGGAG gtGGAAGAGGTGGCGGTGGATTTGGAGTCAAACCCCAGGGGAAGAAAATCAAGTTTGATGACTAA